A region of Streptomyces halobius DNA encodes the following proteins:
- a CDS encoding peptidase C39 family protein, whose protein sequence is MTSSAPRRTVLAAALAVAAGAATPLAMAADTSRGAAGGTGAPPENTTPGASVRRSKSYVDYHAWTTATDWSRGTGKGTAVVDGPRPGVCIARPVGTVDYQDPHTHKTTTWEYATWTSPVHRLKPPATEAVASWNAHAPAGTWIAVELRGTYSDGGRTPWYVMGRWAAGDGDIRRTSVDDQKDGRSSISTDTLAVDDPASGLRLVSYQLRLTLHRKPGSGLTPTVWRLGAMGSDVPDRFEVPASEPGVGAGCELAVPRYSQEIHKGQYPEYDNGGEAWCSPTSSQMIIEYWGRAPTPEDLAWVNPDYADPQVCHAARFTYDYQYEGCGNWPFNAAYAATYRGLQGVVTRLNSLSEAEALVHAGIPLITSQSFVKGELDGAGYGTPGHIMTVIGFTGNGDVIANDPNSPTNEAVRHVYKRRQFENIWLRTKRYDEKGQVTSGTGGVCYLYFPVKSAPSQHRVLRELGIL, encoded by the coding sequence ATGACCAGCTCCGCGCCCCGGCGCACCGTCCTGGCGGCAGCGCTCGCCGTCGCGGCGGGCGCTGCCACCCCCTTGGCGATGGCCGCCGACACCTCCCGCGGGGCTGCCGGGGGCACCGGCGCCCCGCCTGAAAACACCACCCCGGGCGCTTCCGTGCGCCGGTCGAAGAGCTACGTGGACTATCACGCCTGGACCACCGCGACCGACTGGAGCCGGGGCACCGGCAAGGGCACCGCCGTCGTGGACGGCCCGCGCCCCGGTGTCTGCATCGCTCGCCCCGTCGGCACCGTCGACTACCAAGACCCGCACACCCACAAGACCACCACCTGGGAGTACGCCACCTGGACCTCCCCGGTGCACCGGCTGAAGCCCCCCGCCACCGAGGCCGTCGCCTCCTGGAACGCGCACGCCCCGGCCGGCACCTGGATCGCCGTCGAGCTGCGCGGCACCTACAGCGACGGCGGTCGCACTCCGTGGTACGTGATGGGCCGCTGGGCCGCCGGGGACGGGGACATCCGCCGCACCTCGGTCGACGACCAGAAGGACGGCAGGAGCAGCATCTCCACCGACACCCTCGCCGTCGACGACCCGGCGAGCGGCCTGCGCCTGGTCTCGTACCAGCTGCGGCTGACCCTCCACCGCAAGCCGGGCAGCGGGCTCACCCCCACCGTCTGGCGGCTGGGCGCGATGGGCTCGGACGTCCCGGACCGCTTCGAGGTGCCGGCCTCCGAGCCGGGTGTCGGCGCCGGCTGCGAACTGGCCGTCCCCCGCTACTCCCAGGAGATCCACAAGGGCCAGTACCCGGAGTACGACAACGGCGGCGAAGCCTGGTGCAGCCCCACCTCGTCCCAGATGATCATCGAGTACTGGGGCCGCGCGCCCACCCCCGAGGACCTCGCCTGGGTCAACCCCGACTACGCCGACCCACAGGTCTGCCACGCCGCCCGCTTCACCTACGACTACCAGTACGAGGGCTGCGGCAACTGGCCCTTCAACGCCGCCTACGCCGCGACGTACCGGGGCCTCCAGGGCGTGGTCACCCGGCTGAACTCGCTGAGCGAAGCCGAGGCCCTCGTCCACGCCGGGATTCCGCTCATCACCTCCCAGTCCTTCGTGAAGGGGGAGCTGGACGGCGCGGGATACGGCACGCCCGGCCACATCATGACCGTCATCGGCTTCACCGGGAACGGCGACGTCATCGCCAACGATCCGAACTCGCCGACCAATGAGGCGGTCCGGCACGTCTACAAGCGGCGGCAGTTCGAGAACATCTGGCTGCGGACGAAGCGCTACGACGAAAAAGGCCAGGTCACAAGCGGTACGGGGGGCGTCTGCTACCTCTACTTCCCGGTGAAGTCAGCACCAAGTCAGCACCGCGTCCTGCGGGAGCTGGGGATCCTGTAG
- a CDS encoding tyrosine-type recombinase/integrase — protein sequence MATVLDKGADAPGKRWVVRYREPGGRSAQQRQKSFDRKKDAVDFATKVENDKRENTYVDPTAGKVPLRRYADDWLNAVVMSDGTLESYERILRLHVLPHLGRKTIAQVTAADVEELYARWAKGGAKPNTIDARSIALSSLFSHAVRHKRIANNPVKEAEKPDNSVVPVDERSLPSLEEIKAIAHTIGPRLEPTVWLMACGGLRIGESLGVFPEDFQDGMLRLRRQVVRYRGRDGPYVARYAPLKHRKEGEWRDVPVPEYFAAFADRFPILNQQGGMTYPGLVRASWDRTIKRLGLREYKPHDLRHKWATVTLTNGVSIHEVSRWLGHRSIKVTVDRYGHLTQDGRERCRQVVAATFEGYLPEELSVGLAA from the coding sequence TTGGCTACGGTCCTGGACAAGGGCGCTGATGCACCCGGAAAGCGTTGGGTTGTTCGCTACCGCGAGCCCGGCGGGCGTAGCGCTCAGCAGCGCCAGAAGTCATTCGACCGCAAGAAGGACGCGGTGGACTTCGCCACCAAGGTTGAGAACGACAAACGCGAGAACACATACGTCGACCCGACCGCTGGAAAAGTGCCCCTGCGCCGCTATGCGGATGACTGGCTCAATGCGGTGGTTATGTCGGACGGCACCCTTGAGTCATACGAGCGCATCCTGCGGCTCCACGTCCTGCCGCACCTGGGCCGCAAGACGATCGCTCAGGTCACGGCAGCCGACGTGGAGGAGCTGTACGCTCGGTGGGCGAAGGGCGGGGCCAAGCCCAATACGATCGACGCACGCAGCATCGCGCTGTCGTCGCTATTCTCCCATGCCGTGCGCCATAAGCGCATAGCCAACAACCCGGTCAAGGAAGCGGAGAAGCCTGATAACTCGGTGGTTCCGGTCGATGAGCGGAGCCTTCCGAGTCTCGAAGAGATCAAGGCTATAGCGCACACCATCGGACCGCGCTTGGAACCTACTGTGTGGCTGATGGCTTGCGGCGGTCTGCGTATCGGCGAATCACTTGGCGTTTTTCCCGAGGATTTTCAGGACGGCATGCTACGCCTGCGGCGCCAGGTCGTCCGGTATCGGGGTAGGGACGGACCCTACGTGGCGCGATACGCGCCCTTGAAGCACCGGAAAGAGGGTGAATGGCGCGACGTACCGGTACCGGAATACTTCGCTGCCTTCGCTGATCGGTTCCCCATTCTGAACCAGCAGGGAGGGATGACGTATCCAGGGCTTGTCCGCGCTTCCTGGGATCGGACCATCAAGCGGCTGGGGCTCAGGGAATACAAGCCTCATGACCTGAGGCATAAATGGGCGACCGTGACCTTGACGAATGGAGTGTCCATTCACGAGGTGTCCCGGTGGCTGGGGCACCGGTCCATCAAGGTCACGGTCGACCGCTACGGTCACCTCACCCAGGACGGCCGCGAGCGCTGCCGTCAGGTGGTGGCGGCGACCTTCGAGGGCTACCTGCCAGAGGAGCTGTCGGTGGGCCTGGCGGCTTGA
- a CDS encoding phosphotransferase enzyme family protein, which translates to MTTTSLTPQGAAQRACKVWGLSARGISPLRTHATFVYFLPHADAVVRVSRVEQRASLQRAIGLTRWLAGQGLEVTESLDVSQPLDVHGYVITLWRHYPQPDGTPPGPEHLGRLLNLLHRLPEPPIDLPAYRPHLTLRPVVEFSTVLAPSDREWILARSDELLDTYARLDFPLGQGLVHGDAYPGNTLWDGTVARLGDWDEAAIGPRETDLANTFQGVRFGRTTAQLRAFSDAYGYDLTDWPGLSVLTELRDLHTLGSFIRRADVGDPEAAAQLTFRLDTLKRGDRTKSWAIH; encoded by the coding sequence ATGACCACGACATCTCTTACGCCCCAAGGCGCCGCTCAACGAGCCTGCAAGGTCTGGGGGCTTTCGGCACGCGGCATCTCACCCCTGCGTACCCATGCCACCTTCGTCTATTTCCTGCCCCATGCCGACGCCGTTGTCCGAGTCAGCCGGGTCGAGCAGCGTGCCTCGCTTCAACGAGCCATCGGCCTCACCCGCTGGCTGGCCGGCCAGGGGCTTGAGGTCACCGAGTCGCTCGACGTATCGCAGCCCTTGGACGTCCACGGATACGTGATCACCCTGTGGCGGCACTACCCGCAGCCCGACGGTACGCCCCCTGGCCCGGAACATCTTGGCCGCCTGCTCAACCTGCTGCATCGGCTCCCTGAGCCCCCTATCGACCTGCCCGCCTATCGCCCCCATCTGACTCTGCGCCCTGTCGTCGAGTTCAGCACCGTCCTTGCGCCCAGCGATCGCGAGTGGATACTGGCCCGCTCCGACGAACTCCTGGACACCTACGCGCGGCTCGACTTCCCCCTCGGCCAGGGATTGGTCCACGGTGACGCCTACCCAGGCAACACGCTCTGGGACGGTACCGTCGCCAGGCTCGGCGACTGGGACGAAGCGGCGATCGGCCCCCGGGAGACCGACCTGGCCAACACCTTCCAGGGCGTCCGCTTCGGTCGCACCACGGCCCAGCTGCGCGCCTTCTCCGACGCATACGGCTACGACCTCACTGACTGGCCAGGGCTCTCCGTCCTCACCGAGCTACGGGACCTCCACACGCTCGGCTCCTTCATCCGCCGCGCCGACGTGGGCGACCCGGAGGCGGCTGCCCAGCTCACCTTCCGACTGGACACCCTGAAACGCGGCGACCGTACAAAGAGCTGGGCCATCCACTGA